AATCCGCACCGGTAAACCCGAGGTGTTCAGCCCGTTCAGTCAGGATAATTATCTCATCGCATCCGGAGCTGCGGTTATGTGCGTGCCGATGTTCAGACAGGCGCAAATGGTGGGGGTGCTGTATCTGGAAAATCGCCTGATGCCGGATGTATTTACTGCCGACCATTCAAGGATTGTTTCGATGCTCGGGGCACAGGCTGCCGTTTCACTTGAGACCGCCCGTTTGTATGCTGAACTGGTGGATGAGAACATCCAGCGCCGCAAAATTGAAAAGCAACTTCGCGCCAGCCAGACCTCACTGATGCTCGGTGAAAAAATCAGTCATACCGGGACCTGGCATTGGCATCTGGAGCCGGACGTTGTTTACATTTCTGATGAATACAAACGCATCATGGGGCTTCCTGAAGAACAGACGATCACCTCTATGGCGGAGTTTCAGAGTCGCGTCCATCCCGATGATATTCTGTGTATCAGAGAGTTGATTGAAGCCAGCGTGCAGCAGGGCGTGGTGATGCAGTCGGAGTTTCGCATCATCCGTGATGACGGCGAATGTCGCTATATCAAAGGTATCGGGGAGCCGAACGAAAGCTGGCCACAGGTCGCCGAGTATTTTGGTACGCTGACGGATATCACCGCTCAACGCCAGTCAGAGGATGCGGTGAGGATCGCCCAGGCGGAACTGGCCCGTGTCGCACGCGCCACCACGGTGGGTCAGCTGACCTCTTCCATCGCCCATGAGCTGAACCAGCCGCTGATGTCGATTGTATCCAATGCGGGTGCCAGCCAGCGCTGGCTGAAGCGTGGCCCGGAGCATCTTGACAACGCCAGCCATGGCCTCGATGAAATCATCCGCGAAGGACGGCGTGCTGGCGATATTATTCGCGGGCTGCAGGCGCTCACCCGTAATCAGGTGGCTGAATTCGCTCCGGCAAAACTGCATCTGATTGCGCGGGATATCATCATTCTGTCGCGTCTTGAGCTGGAGCGCCGGTTCGTCTCTCTGGAACTGGCGCTTGCCGCGCAGAATGATGCGGTTTTTTGTGAGAGTGTTCAGATCCAGCAGGTGTTGCTGAACCTGGTGATTAATGCGATCGAAGCCATGGCGGACAACCCCGGGGCGCGCATTTTGCAGATTTCTTCCTCCCATCCCGCCAGTAACCTCATCCGTATTGAGGTAGCCGATAATGGTTCCGGTCTTTCTGATGAGGTAATCGGCAAGATATTTGATTCCTTTTACACCACCAAAGCGGAAGGAATGGGCATGGGGCTGACCATCAGCAATGAGATTATTAAGCGTCACGGTGGGATATTAAGCGCAGAAAACCGTCAGGGCGGGGGGAGCCGATTCTGGTTCACGCTACCTGTGGAGGGAACTTTTGCACACTGATATCCGATGATAATCATCCGCGCCTGTCAGCATAAAATGAATGAAATAACGCCTTTCATGGATATTTATAAAACAGGCGCTGTTTTTGCGATGGGTTCTCACACCAAAAAGTTTTTCAATTATCCCTTTGTATAACTATCCGTTCGTATACATATCCTTTCGTATAACTACCTTTTCAGGAAACCTCCCCGGATAATCGCCGCATAATTAATTCCAAAGTGTTTCAATGCCACTGGGATGTTTAATATCCAGACTTTTGCTGGTCGATGTTTTAATCCATCCTGAAGGGGAATAAATGAAAGCAAAATATTTGATGCTGATGGCACCTTGCGTCTTTATGACAGGATCTGTGTCCGCTGCCGAGATTTACAATAAAGATGGTAACAAGCTTGATCTCTATGGTCTGGTTTCCGGGCTGCATTACTTCAGTAATGATAAAAGTCAGGATGGCGATCAGTCTTATATGCGCATCGGTTTCAAAGGACAAACGCAAATTTCAGATTTGCTGACCGGCTATGGCCAGTGGCAAAGTCAGTTTAATACCAACCAGGCGGAAAGCGATGGCGACTCGATGTTCACCCGCCTCGGTTTTGCCGGTATTAAAGTGGGCGATTATGGCTCGTTTGATTATGGTCGTAACGTTGGTGTCCTGTATGACGCGCTGAGCCAGACGGATATGGAGCCGGAATTTGATGCGCAAACCTATAACACCGATCAGTTTATGTTTCGTCGTGGTAATAACCTTGCGACTTACCGCAATACCGACTTCTTTGGCTTAGTTGATGGCCTGGACTTTGCCTTACAGTATCAGGGGAAAAACGATGGCGGCGGGGAGCCAGGCGCCCGTGACGTATTACGTCAGAATGGCGATGGTTATGGGATGTCCGTGGCTTACGCTTTCGGCAATGGATTCAAGGCGGTGGGTGCCTTTACCAGTTCGGACCGAACCAACGCGCAAAACGATACCGCGGGCATTATGGGCCGTGGAGACAAGGCAGAAGCCTATTCTGCGTCGCTAAAATATGATGCGCACAATGTGTATCTGGGCGTGATGTATACGCAGGCTTATAACGCCTCACGGTTTGGCAGCAGCTCAGGGGCTGGGGTGTATGGTTATGCCAACCAGTCAGATATTTTTGAAGCCTTCGCCCAATATACTTTTGACTCAGGCTGGGTACCTTTTATTGCCTACAACCAGGCGCGCGCGAAGAATCTGGGGGCGGCGGGTAATGGCAGAACGTATGGCAATCAGGATCTGGTTAAGTTTGTCGATTTTGGCGGCTCTTACCTGTTTAACCAGAATATGCTGGCTTACGTTGATTACAAACTCAATCTGATTGATAAAAGCGACTTCTCTGAAGCAGCTGGGGTATCAACGGATGACATCCTGGCTGTGGGCCTGGTGTATCAATTCTGAGTGAGTTGAAAGATTAAGGAAATTAGCGCAGAGAAATGCCTGCTCTGCGCAATTGAATATCCTTACAGATTCCGGAGCCTTTTATTATGTTGCCGAGTGCTGTCGCTCAATCCACAGTGAAACTTCTGGTGTACCGTCAGAGCGTGAATACACCGCAGACAAAAGTTAATTTGAGTCTGATTCAAAACCGGGTCACATTGAATGTTCTGATTCCATCCGCGCAGGGTGAGGGAAATTCGTTCCGGATAACCGGTGGTGTTTCAGCACAACCAGGGCTACGCGATGGCGTGATGTTCTCGGTTATTCAGGAGATGATTGCATGGATAGACGATCATCTTGATCAGGCGTTATCGGTTGAAAAGATATCTGGCCGAAGCGGGTATTCAGTCTGGCATTTTCAGCGAAAATTCCTGCAATTGACGGGTCTCAATATCTATGAATATGTGCGTATCCGCCGGGTCATCAATGCCTCATTAGCATTAATTTGCAGCAAAAAAAGGATCCTTGAAATTGCTATTGAAAATGGATTCAACTGCCAGGCTTCGTTTACACGCACAGTCAGAGAAGTGACCGGCTTCACTCCAGCGAAAATCAGGCGTGAGTTCACCGATGATAACCCGGCGTGGATAATGATTATTCAAAAGCTGATCAGCCCTTAAGTGCGGGTCAAACACGGAAATAGCTGACAAATCAGACTGAACCGGTATGGTAATGTTTTGGCACCGGTTGGCAACGACGATGCAGTCCGGTTGCAAAATCGCTAAAGGGACAAAATTATGCGCAAGCTTTCTATTGCGGCAACGCTGGCCGCACTTGTCATGTTAACCGGTTGTGCCAAATCGCAGGTTTCCACCCAACCCACGTCTGCCGAAGTAAATCGCCAGGTTGTACTGGCATTTTATGAATTAGGGCTTAACCAGAAAAATGCAGATGCCGCACTGAAGTATGTGGGAAGTGAGTACCGGCAGCATAATCCAAATGCTGAAGATGGACCGGCGGGATTCAGGAAGTTTATTGCATTTCTGAAACAAAAATATCCGCAGTCTCATAGTGAAATCGTCAGCAGCTTTGTTGATGGTAACTATGTCATCCTGCATGTCCACGCAGTCAGAGAGACGGGCACGCGTGGGAATGCCATTGTCGACATTTTCCGACTGGAAAATGGAAAAATTGTTGAGCATTGGGATGTGACCCAGGCGATTCCGGAAAAGACGGTAAGCGGTAACAGTATGTTTTGATTAGTATGCGCTGAGGCGGGGTTTAATGAGCAGAATAAGGGGAGGGTAAAAAATGAGAACGCTTGATGACGCGATTGCCGCACGCTCTCCGGAGAGCCAGGCACGTATTCGTGAAATGGCTGACGAGATGATCCTGGAAACCGGGCTGCAGATGATGCGTGAAGAACTGCAGCTGTCACAGAAAAACGTCGCCGAGGCGATGGGGATCAGCCAACCTGCTATCACGCAGCTGGAGCAGCGCGGTAACGAGCTCAAGATTGTCACGCTTAAGCGTTATATCGAGGCAATGGGTGGAAAGCTCAGCCTTGATGTCGAACTCCCAACTGGGAAACGCGTGGCGTTTCATATCTGATCCCGTGTTTTGATTTACAGCGCAGCTCTTTCTCGGTAACGGATTCGCGCTGGTGCCTGCGCTGCAGTCTCATATGATGAATATCGCGGGTGACGCGCAGACACTGGTTTCTTCACTGACGCATAGCGCATTTAATATTTCCAATGCGCTGGGGGCCGCCTGTGGCGGACTGGCAATTGCTGCGGGTGGCTCCTGGATTTCCACAGGTTGGGTTGGCGTGGTGTTCTCAGCAATAGCGCTGTTGCTCATGTATCTCTTGGTTCACATCACCAGAAGGAGTCAGAAATGACAGATTCAGTCATCGCAGCCGGCCGCGTGGTGGTCAATCCTGAATTAAATTCAGAAATTGTTTTCCTAACATCGATGCAGTGGCGTTTGGTCGCCTGTTTATCTCTAATCCGGATCTGGTCGAGCGCTTACGATATGGTGCTGAGCTAACCATAGCAACGCGCGAAACCTATTATTGGTTAAATCAGTTTCTGGCCTGTTTAGGAATATCCTTATTATTCTTCATTCGCTCTTAACTGATTTCCAGAAATCTCTTTGAAACCGGATAATAGGTTATTTTATTTTTCCCGCTCCGTTTAGATTGATACAAGGCTGAATCAGCTGCGGATAACACGCAGGAGGTGGTTTGCTGCTCCTTCTTTTCTGACACACCGATGCTGACTGTGACTAAGGTGCCTTCGATGGAGATCAGGGATATGGATTTTTTTATTTCTTCAATGATGCCATTCAGATGGTCATCTCCGGTAATGATGACTGAGAATTCTTCTCCACCAGAACGCGCGATAAATGTTTTGTCATCAATGAAATTTTTAAGAATGGCACCAACCTGTCTGAGAACACTGTCTCCCATATCATGACCGTACGAGTCATTGATTTTCTTGAAGTCATCAATGTCCATGATGCAGATGACACCCGCAGTATTTTCAATTTCCTTTAACTTCAGGTTCATATGACGCCTGTTGGGAAGGCCGGTCAGCTCATCTGTCAGAGACAGGCCTACGACGGATTTATACCGTTCGTTGACAAAGTTGATAAAGTTGTTGAACGAATAAATAAAGAGCAGGATGGCCGGTGCATACAGCACAGCAGCGAT
The window above is part of the Pantoea cypripedii genome. Proteins encoded here:
- the ompC gene encoding porin OmpC; the protein is MKAKYLMLMAPCVFMTGSVSAAEIYNKDGNKLDLYGLVSGLHYFSNDKSQDGDQSYMRIGFKGQTQISDLLTGYGQWQSQFNTNQAESDGDSMFTRLGFAGIKVGDYGSFDYGRNVGVLYDALSQTDMEPEFDAQTYNTDQFMFRRGNNLATYRNTDFFGLVDGLDFALQYQGKNDGGGEPGARDVLRQNGDGYGMSVAYAFGNGFKAVGAFTSSDRTNAQNDTAGIMGRGDKAEAYSASLKYDAHNVYLGVMYTQAYNASRFGSSSGAGVYGYANQSDIFEAFAQYTFDSGWVPFIAYNQARAKNLGAAGNGRTYGNQDLVKFVDFGGSYLFNQNMLAYVDYKLNLIDKSDFSEAAGVSTDDILAVGLVYQF
- a CDS encoding helix-turn-helix domain-containing protein, giving the protein MLPSAVAQSTVKLLVYRQSVNTPQTKVNLSLIQNRVTLNVLIPSAQGEGNSFRITGGVSAQPGLRDGVMFSVIQEMIAWIDDHLDQALSVEKISGRSGYSVWHFQRKFLQLTGLNIYEYVRIRRVINASLALICSKKRILEIAIENGFNCQASFTRTVREVTGFTPAKIRREFTDDNPAWIMIIQKLISP
- a CDS encoding nuclear transport factor 2 family protein encodes the protein MRKLSIAATLAALVMLTGCAKSQVSTQPTSAEVNRQVVLAFYELGLNQKNADAALKYVGSEYRQHNPNAEDGPAGFRKFIAFLKQKYPQSHSEIVSSFVDGNYVILHVHAVRETGTRGNAIVDIFRLENGKIVEHWDVTQAIPEKTVSGNSMF
- a CDS encoding helix-turn-helix domain-containing protein; protein product: MRTLDDAIAARSPESQARIREMADEMILETGLQMMREELQLSQKNVAEAMGISQPAITQLEQRGNELKIVTLKRYIEAMGGKLSLDVELPTGKRVAFHI
- a CDS encoding MFS transporter, encoding MMNIAGDAQTLVSSLTHSAFNISNALGAACGGLAIAAGGSWISTGWVGVVFSAIALLLMYLLVHITRRSQK
- a CDS encoding GGDEF domain-containing protein, whose translation is MPFRLHSKLIHEVGSSRGLLYRMIISYAFTLGSAIVLLAIIKEKTSNINVYFIINLLTIFLLTWFIRRSFKIYLQKRHFTTFRIGLFLLLNSTLASMAGGLKVIDRDTTSLIAAVLYAPAILLFIYSFNNFINFVNERYKSVVGLSLTDELTGLPNRRHMNLKLKEIENTAGVICIMDIDDFKKINDSYGHDMGDSVLRQVGAILKNFIDDKTFIARSGGEEFSVIITGDDHLNGIIEEIKKSISLISIEGTLVTVSIGVSEKKEQQTTSCVLSAADSALYQSKRSGKNKITYYPVSKRFLEIS